One part of the Nymphaea colorata isolate Beijing-Zhang1983 chromosome 8, ASM883128v2, whole genome shotgun sequence genome encodes these proteins:
- the LOC116258948 gene encoding putative pentatricopeptide repeat-containing protein At3g49142: MKSAINHRAYFLLRSFSATVVPQKLSTRSPVYRTDHAERCDQILDECSSRRAIEQTHSQIIVGHLAGDVSIAIKLVRAYARAGVIAYAHKVFDEVPEGNTVLCNVLIRGYCNNHLYADAVSVYLEMQNRGVSPDKYTFPCVFKASSGLGSLRLGLQLHVVLIKYGLDSNIFVGNALVAVYAKCNDLISARQMFVEMPRRDVVSWNSIIAGYAQNGCFDEALKLCKEMGMQKVKPDAGTMASILPALTHAKSDGIQLVREMFDRMTCKGLISWNAMIAVYVNNGMASDALELFSKMEDEGALPDAVTLATVLPACGDLSALEQGKHIHEYVLRNKIGPNLFLDNALVDMYAKCGSLSAAREVFDGMTGRDVVSWTAMISAYGTHGRGRDALDVFSEMLHSGIKPDQIAFVSVLSACSHAGLLNEGRYYFDCMTREYQITPLIEHYVCMVDLLGRAGKLDEAYDFIKQMPTGPNERVWGALLGACRVYSNITLGVVAADHLFRLVPEQAGYYVLLSNMYASAGRWQDVLAVRSLMKGRGIKKLPGFSSVELDDKVHSFFVGDTSHPQTLKIYAKLEELMGLMKEAGYVAEIDFALHDIEEEEKENHLSVHSEKLAIAFLLINTEPGSPIRVTKNLRVCGDCHRAAKFISKITDRKIILRDTNRFHHFEDGTCSCHDYW; encoded by the coding sequence ATGAAATCCGCCATTAATCATCGTGCCTACTTTCTGCTTCGATCTTTCTCGGCCACTGTCGTACCTCAGAAGCTGTCGACTCGGTCACCGGTGTACAGAACCGACCATGCTGAACGCTGCGATCAAATCTTGGATGAGTGCAGTTCCAGGAGGGCCATCGAGCAAACCCATTCCCAGATAATAGTTGGTCATCTTGCTGGCGACGTGTCAATAGCAATCAAGCTCGTAAGAGCTTATGCTCGGGCTGGGGTTATTGCCTATGCGCACAAGGTGTTCGACGAAGTGCCTGAAGGAAATACGGTCTTGTGCAACGTTTTAATCAGAGGGTACTGCAATAATCACCTATATGCAGATGCGGTCTCCGTATATTTGGAGATGCAAAATCGTGGCGTGAGTCCGGATAAATATACTTTTCCTTGCGTCTTCAAGGCTTCTTCCGGCTTGGGGAGTCTGCGTCTTGGTCTGCAGCTTCATGTGGTTCTTATAAAGTATGGGTTGGATTCGAACATATTTGTTGGGAATGCATTAGTGGCTGTGTACGCTAAATGCAATGATTTGATTAGTGCACGGCAAATGTTTGTTGAGATGCCTCGCCGAGATGTTGTATCCTGGAACTCAATTATTGCTGGGTACGCACAGAACGGGTGCTTTGATGAAGCATTGAAATTATGCAAGGAGATGGGGATGCAAAAAGTCAAACCTGATGCAGGTACTATGGCCAGTATTCTGCCAGCACTAACTCATGCAAAATCTGACGGCATTCAACTTGTGCGTGAAATGTTTGATAGAATGACTTGTAAGGGATTGATTTCCTGGAATGCTATGATTGCTGTGTATGTGAATAATGGTATGGCAAGCGATGCATTGGAATTATTTTCAAAGATGGAAGATGAAGGGGCCTTGCCTGATGCAGTTACGCTAGCAACTGTGCTTCCAGCTTGTGGAGATCTTTCTGCTTTGGAGCAGGGGAAACACATCCATGAATATGTGTTGAGGAATAAAATTGGCCCTAATTTGTTCCTAGACAATGCTTTAGTTGACATGTACGCTAAATGCGGGAGTCTATCAGCTGCTAGAGAAGTTTTTGATGGCATGACTGGGCGTGATGTTGTCTCTTGGACAGCAATGATATCTGCATATGGTACCCATGGGCGGGGCCGAGATGCACTAGATGTTTTCTCTGAGATGCTACATTCTGGCATTAAACCGGATCAAATTGCTTTTGTTTCTGTCTTGTCTGCGTGCAGCCATGCGGGCTTGCTGAACGAGGGGCGTTACTACTTCGATTGCATGACTCGTGAATATCAGATAACTCCTTTGATTGAACATTACGTCTGCATGGTTGACCTTCTTGGACGTGCTGGGAAACTTGACGAAGCATATGATTTCATTAAGCAGATGCCAACAGGGCCTAACGAGAGAGTGTGGGGTGCCCTTCTGGGTGCTTGCAGGgtgtattcaaatataactcTCGGTGTGGTTGCAGCAGATCACTTGTTCAGGTTGGTCCCCGAGCAGGCAGGCTATTACGTTTTACTATCAAATATGTATGCGTCAGCTGGGAGATGGCAAGATGTTTTAGCAGTCAGAAGTCTCATGAAAGGGAGAGGAATCAAAAAGTTGCCTGGGTTTAGTAGCGTTGAGCTAGACGACAAAGTGCATTCCTTCTTTGTTGGTGACACATCTCATCCGCAAACGTTAAAGATATATGCAAAGCTCGAGGAGTTGATGGGACTGATGAAGGAGGCTGGATATGTTGCTGAGATCGATTTTGCTCTTCATGATattgaggaggaggagaaggaaaatcaTCTTTCTGTTCATAGTGAGAAGTTGGCAATTGCTTTCCTCCTCATAAATACAGAGCCTGGGAGTCCAATTAGGGTAACGAAGAACTTACGTGTTTGTGGTGACTGCCACCGTGCTGCAAAGTTCATCTCTAAGATCACAGACCGCAAGATCATTCTTAGGGATACAAAtcgttttcatcattttgaggACGGGACATGTTCTTGCCATGATTATTGGTGA